From Thalassococcus sp. S3, one genomic window encodes:
- the arfB gene encoding alternative ribosome rescue aminoacyl-tRNA hydrolase ArfB: MLRITDTITIADWELTEHFIRASGPGGQNVNKVATAVELRFEAGRSPNLPAPVKTRLRRLAGRRWTKEGAVVIQCDETRSQARNREIARTRLAELIRQALEVPKKRRPTRPTKGSVERRLKAKKARGEVKALRGKL, encoded by the coding sequence ATGCTGCGCATCACCGACACGATCACAATCGCGGACTGGGAGCTGACCGAACACTTCATCCGCGCCTCGGGTCCCGGAGGACAGAACGTAAACAAGGTGGCGACTGCCGTCGAGTTGCGCTTTGAAGCGGGGCGGTCGCCGAATTTGCCAGCCCCTGTGAAGACGCGTTTGCGCCGTCTAGCCGGGCGGCGCTGGACGAAAGAAGGCGCGGTCGTGATCCAGTGCGATGAGACACGCAGCCAGGCCCGCAACCGAGAAATCGCAAGAACACGGCTTGCGGAGTTGATCAGACAAGCGCTCGAAGTACCGAAGAAACGCAGACCGACCCGGCCCACGAAAGGATCGGTGGAACGTCGGCTCAAGGCAAAAAAGGCGCGCGGGGAAGTTAAGGCCCTGCGTGGGAAACTCTGA
- the recQ gene encoding DNA helicase RecQ, which translates to MTGAATLLRDVFGFDDFRPGQGEIVNAVSAGENVLAIMPTGGGKSLCFQLPALMRDGVTVVISPLIALMRDQVRALQEAGVAAGALTSGNTPEETDAVWDALERGELKLLYMAPERLAAGSAMGILRRIGVSLIAVDEAHCVSQWGHDFRPDYLRIGALRRALDVPLAAFTATADAETREEIVQKLFDGVPPRSFLRGFDRPNLHLAFAAKNGPRSQILNFTAARKGQSGIVYCGTRAKTETLAQALREAGHSACHYHGGMEAEDRRIVETRFQREDGLIVVATVAFGMGIDKPDIRWVAHADLPKSIEAYYQEIGRAGRDGAPSETLTLFGPDDIRLRRSQIDEGLAPPERRMADHARLNALLGLAEALECRRKTLLGYFGEAAEACGKCDLCDSPAEVFDGTTAVRKALSAILRTDEWFGAGHLIDILTGTDTDKIRARRHDQLPTYGVGTEYDRRQWQAVFRQMMGHDLVRPDPERHGALRMTDTARPILRGEASITLRRDTIKTATRRPAVKALVSEEDAPLLSALKAKRRALAEAAKVPAYVIFNDRTLIEMAEQRPATLDAMAQVSGIGAKKLERYGATFLEVITGAQEEVHPARRKLAGRDAGTLYDRLLEVQADLARGADGVDKPLSCSASLLAKVAQMRPNDEHALERLLGERRTERFGAAFLDVLRAAS; encoded by the coding sequence ATGACCGGCGCTGCCACGCTTTTGCGCGATGTGTTTGGATTCGATGACTTTCGTCCAGGTCAGGGCGAGATTGTCAACGCGGTGAGCGCCGGAGAAAACGTGCTGGCCATCATGCCCACGGGCGGCGGCAAGTCGCTCTGCTTCCAATTGCCTGCGCTGATGCGCGACGGGGTGACGGTGGTGATCTCTCCGCTCATCGCCCTGATGCGGGACCAGGTCCGCGCCTTGCAGGAGGCGGGCGTGGCGGCAGGCGCTCTGACCTCGGGCAACACGCCCGAGGAAACGGATGCTGTCTGGGATGCGCTGGAGCGGGGGGAGCTGAAACTTCTCTACATGGCGCCCGAACGGCTCGCAGCGGGGTCCGCCATGGGTATACTGCGGCGTATCGGCGTGTCGCTGATCGCGGTGGATGAGGCGCATTGCGTTAGCCAGTGGGGCCACGATTTCCGCCCCGACTACCTGCGCATCGGTGCCTTGCGGCGGGCCCTGGACGTGCCGCTTGCCGCATTCACCGCCACGGCGGATGCGGAGACGCGGGAAGAGATCGTCCAGAAGCTTTTCGATGGTGTGCCGCCCCGCAGCTTCCTACGCGGTTTTGACCGGCCCAATCTGCATCTGGCCTTTGCTGCCAAGAACGGCCCGCGCAGTCAGATCCTGAACTTTACCGCCGCGCGCAAGGGGCAGTCGGGCATTGTCTATTGCGGAACTCGCGCCAAGACCGAAACTCTGGCCCAGGCCCTGCGGGAGGCCGGGCACAGTGCCTGCCATTATCACGGCGGGATGGAGGCGGAGGATCGCCGCATCGTCGAAACCCGCTTTCAGCGGGAGGACGGCCTGATCGTCGTGGCGACCGTGGCCTTTGGCATGGGCATCGACAAGCCCGATATCCGCTGGGTCGCTCATGCCGACCTGCCCAAGAGCATCGAGGCCTATTATCAGGAGATCGGCCGTGCGGGCCGGGACGGCGCGCCGTCCGAGACACTGACGCTGTTCGGGCCGGACGATATTCGCCTGCGCCGGTCGCAGATCGACGAAGGCCTCGCGCCGCCGGAACGCCGGATGGCGGATCATGCGCGGCTGAACGCGCTACTCGGCCTGGCCGAGGCCCTGGAATGCCGCCGCAAGACGCTGCTGGGTTATTTCGGTGAGGCGGCGGAGGCCTGCGGCAAGTGTGACCTCTGCGACAGCCCGGCGGAGGTGTTCGACGGCACCACCGCCGTGCGCAAGGCGCTGTCGGCCATCCTGCGCACCGACGAATGGTTCGGGGCGGGCCACCTGATCGACATTCTCACCGGCACCGATACCGACAAGATCCGCGCCAGGCGTCACGATCAATTGCCGACCTATGGGGTCGGCACTGAATATGACCGTCGGCAGTGGCAGGCGGTGTTCCGCCAGATGATGGGCCATGACCTTGTGCGGCCCGATCCCGAACGCCACGGCGCCCTGCGCATGACGGACACGGCCCGTCCGATCCTGCGGGGTGAGGCGTCGATCACGCTGCGGCGCGATACGATCAAGACCGCCACGCGTCGCCCTGCCGTCAAGGCGCTGGTGTCGGAAGAGGACGCACCGCTTCTGTCGGCGCTCAAGGCCAAGCGCCGTGCGCTCGCCGAAGCTGCCAAGGTGCCGGCCTATGTCATCTTCAACGACCGCACGTTGATCGAAATGGCCGAGCAGCGCCCCGCCACGCTTGACGCCATGGCCCAGGTCAGCGGTATCGGGGCGAAGAAGCTCGAACGCTATGGCGCCACCTTTCTGGAGGTGATCACCGGTGCGCAGGAGGAGGTGCATCCCGCTCGCCGCAAGCTGGCCGGGCGAGATGCCGGAACGCTTTACGACCGGCTCCTTGAAGTGCAGGCCGATCTCGCGCGCGGCGCCGATGGTGTGGACAAACCGCTGAGCTGTTCCGCCTCGCTTCTGGCCAAGGTCGCGCAGATGCGCCCAAATGACGAACATGCGTTGGAGCGGCTGCTGGGCGAGCGTCGGACCGAGCGTTTTGGCGCTGCGTTTCTGGACGTTTTGCGGGCAGCGAGCTAG
- the mepA gene encoding penicillin-insensitive murein endopeptidase yields MSLFRPFALLGLCLALAAPATAEPLAKQQFGAQRAASAHQPAPFGSYSRGCVAGAEQLAETGPTWQAMRLSRNRNWGHPEAIDFVKDLSAFAARQPGWRGLYIGDISQPRGGPMLTGHRSHQIGLDIDIWMRPADRLDLSRNQRENISSISLRRAKGAYVNSAWTRAHHEIIKEAAKDRRVARIFVFPGAKVQMCNDERGNRNWLRKVRPWWGHHYHFHVRLSCPRGMAGCVNQDAPPRGDGCAEAQQWVSNILNPPPPDPNAPRRAPRRELVLADLPQQCATVLRSR; encoded by the coding sequence ATGAGCCTCTTTCGCCCCTTCGCACTTCTAGGCCTATGCCTTGCCCTGGCCGCACCCGCCACAGCTGAGCCGCTGGCCAAACAGCAATTCGGCGCACAACGTGCCGCTTCGGCCCACCAGCCCGCGCCGTTCGGCAGCTATTCGCGCGGCTGCGTCGCGGGGGCGGAACAACTGGCCGAGACCGGACCGACCTGGCAGGCCATGCGCCTGTCGCGCAACCGCAATTGGGGGCATCCCGAGGCCATCGACTTCGTCAAGGATCTCAGCGCATTCGCGGCAAGGCAGCCTGGATGGCGTGGGCTTTATATCGGCGATATCAGCCAGCCCCGGGGCGGGCCGATGCTGACCGGGCACCGCAGCCACCAGATTGGCCTGGACATCGACATCTGGATGAGACCTGCGGATCGGCTCGACCTAAGCCGAAACCAGAGAGAGAACATCTCCTCCATCTCCCTGCGCCGCGCCAAAGGGGCCTATGTCAACAGCGCCTGGACCCGCGCGCATCACGAGATCATCAAGGAAGCCGCCAAGGACCGGCGCGTCGCGCGCATTTTCGTCTTTCCGGGCGCCAAGGTGCAGATGTGCAACGATGAGCGAGGCAACCGCAACTGGCTGCGCAAGGTGCGACCCTGGTGGGGACACCACTATCACTTCCACGTCCGCCTGTCCTGCCCGCGCGGCATGGCCGGCTGCGTCAACCAGGACGCCCCGCCGCGAGGCGATGGATGTGCGGAGGCGCAGCAATGGGTAAGCAACATCCTCAACCCGCCGCCGCCAGATCCGAATGCACCCCGGCGCGCGCCCAGACGTGAGTTGGTTCTGGCCGATCTGCCTCAACAATGCGCTACGGTCCTGCGCTCGCGCTGA
- a CDS encoding MFS transporter has protein sequence MADIATAPAIPIRKRIWGWYFFDWASQPYNTLLLTFIFGPYFAQTATQSLMAGGMSELAAEAQAQAYWGYGLTASGIAIAILAPILGAIADSTGKRMPWIWLFSVLYFVGSFGLWWTAPDSFSVLWALVFFGIGLIGMEFATIFTNSYLPSMGPKDELGRISGSGWAFGYVGGVLALVVMLLLFQAGENGRTMAGLTPLFGLDTETGADTRIVGPLAAVWFAVFMIPFFLWVRDEPHEPRLPYRFGNGMRELYHTLINLPGNPSLLAYLGSSMFYRDALNGMYTFGGIYALGVLGWSIVQVGVFGIIAALSGAIFCWIAGYIDRAIGPKPVIVTCCIILIGTAGLIISLTPTSAFGVALPEGSPLPDQLFYVAGILIGAAGGVLQSSSRNMLTRQGNPERMTEAFGLYALSGKATSFLAPMLIAITSDLTGSQRLGVTPLIGLFALGLVLLLWVKPDGEQHT, from the coding sequence ATGGCGGATATTGCAACAGCACCGGCAATTCCGATCCGCAAGCGGATTTGGGGCTGGTACTTCTTTGACTGGGCGAGCCAGCCTTACAACACGCTCCTTCTGACGTTCATCTTCGGCCCCTATTTCGCGCAGACCGCCACCCAAAGCCTGATGGCCGGCGGCATGTCTGAACTCGCCGCAGAGGCACAGGCGCAGGCCTATTGGGGCTACGGCCTGACAGCCTCGGGGATTGCCATTGCCATACTGGCTCCGATCCTGGGCGCCATTGCCGACAGCACGGGCAAGCGAATGCCTTGGATCTGGCTGTTCTCCGTCCTTTATTTCGTGGGGTCTTTCGGACTTTGGTGGACCGCACCCGACAGCTTCTCGGTCCTGTGGGCGCTCGTTTTCTTTGGCATTGGCCTGATCGGGATGGAGTTTGCCACCATCTTCACCAATTCCTACCTCCCCTCGATGGGTCCAAAGGACGAGTTGGGGCGCATCTCGGGCTCCGGCTGGGCGTTCGGCTATGTGGGCGGCGTGCTGGCGCTGGTGGTAATGCTCCTGCTGTTCCAAGCGGGAGAGAATGGGCGAACCATGGCCGGTCTGACACCTCTCTTCGGTCTGGACACAGAAACCGGGGCAGATACGCGCATCGTCGGGCCGCTGGCGGCGGTCTGGTTTGCGGTCTTCATGATCCCGTTCTTCCTCTGGGTCCGGGACGAACCGCATGAGCCGCGCCTGCCCTACCGCTTCGGCAACGGGATGAGGGAGCTTTATCACACGCTGATCAACCTGCCGGGCAACCCCAGCCTTCTGGCCTATCTCGGCTCGTCGATGTTCTACCGCGACGCATTGAACGGGATGTATACGTTCGGGGGCATCTATGCGCTTGGCGTGCTCGGCTGGTCCATCGTGCAGGTTGGTGTCTTCGGTATCATCGCGGCGCTCAGCGGAGCCATCTTTTGCTGGATCGCGGGCTATATCGACCGGGCCATCGGGCCGAAGCCGGTGATCGTGACCTGCTGCATCATCCTGATCGGAACGGCGGGTCTGATCATCTCCCTCACCCCGACCTCCGCCTTTGGGGTCGCCTTGCCCGAAGGCTCCCCCCTGCCCGATCAGCTTTTCTATGTCGCGGGCATCCTGATCGGGGCGGCCGGCGGGGTCCTGCAATCGTCGAGCCGGAACATGCTCACGCGGCAGGGCAATCCCGAGCGGATGACAGAAGCTTTCGGTCTCTATGCGCTGTCGGGCAAGGCGACGTCATTCCTTGCGCCGATGCTGATCGCGATCACCAGTGATCTGACCGGCAGTCAGCGGCTGGGCGTCACACCGCTTATCGGGCTCTTCGCATTGGGGCTGGTTCTGCTACTCTGGGTGAAACCGGACGGAGAACAGCACACATGA
- a CDS encoding acyl-CoA thioesterase, producing MFPFIRFAKDLLLARRMPPLERLTDVHVSHHICWPWDLDMFMELNNGRMLTLYDLGRFMTAQRGGLIKALFDNGWALTMAGASVRYRRRITGFERFEMRSRAVCWDERFVYLEQSMWKRNGDCASHVLYRAAVIDKRRAVPPTRVLEAMGQDPQSPPIPGWIAAWIEAESQRPWPPMTQE from the coding sequence ATGTTTCCCTTTATCCGATTTGCCAAGGACCTGCTTCTGGCACGCCGCATGCCGCCTTTGGAGCGGTTGACGGATGTTCATGTTTCCCACCACATCTGCTGGCCTTGGGATCTAGATATGTTCATGGAGCTCAATAACGGTCGGATGCTCACGCTCTACGATCTGGGGCGCTTCATGACGGCGCAGCGCGGCGGGCTGATCAAGGCTCTTTTCGACAATGGCTGGGCGCTGACCATGGCGGGGGCCAGCGTGCGCTATCGCCGCCGGATCACCGGGTTCGAGCGGTTCGAGATGCGCAGCCGGGCGGTTTGCTGGGACGAAAGGTTCGTCTACCTCGAACAGTCGATGTGGAAGCGGAACGGAGACTGTGCCAGCCACGTCCTTTATCGCGCGGCGGTGATCGACAAGCGCCGGGCCGTGCCGCCCACGCGCGTGCTGGAGGCAATGGGGCAGGATCCGCAATCGCCCCCGATCCCCGGCTGGATCGCCGCCTGGATCGAAGCGGAGAGCCAGCGCCCATGGCCGCCGATGACGCAGGAATGA
- the pncB gene encoding nicotinate phosphoribosyltransferase, whose amino-acid sequence MDIATRVWNHKWKIDPIVRSLIDTDFYKLLMCQSVFRNRPDTQVTFSLINRSSHVPLARLIDEGELREQLDHIRTLSLSRGESTWLRGNTFYGKRQMFRHDFMEWFEQLRLPPYYLERVGDQYELTFEGAWPEVMLWEIPALAVLMELRGRAVLHDMARFELQVLYARAMTKLWEKIQRLRPNPSLRIADFGTRRRHSFLWQDWCVQAMVEGLGPRFVGTSNCLIAKNRDLEAIGTNAHELPMVYAALAQSDTELARAPYDVLSDWHEEHEGNLRIILPDTYGTEGFLDRAPDWLTQWTGIRIDSGDPAEGAETAIRWWQARGEDPREKLVIFSDGLDVEKILELSAQFAGRVKVSFGWGTLLTNDFRGLTPDDRLAPFSLVCKAVSANGFPTVKLSDNPNKAMGPTPEIERYKRVFGVGEQERMEVVV is encoded by the coding sequence ATGGACATCGCCACCCGTGTCTGGAACCACAAGTGGAAGATCGACCCGATCGTTCGATCTCTGATCGATACCGATTTCTACAAGCTCTTGATGTGCCAGTCGGTCTTTCGCAATCGTCCCGACACGCAGGTTACGTTTTCCCTGATCAACCGATCCTCGCACGTGCCACTGGCCCGCCTGATTGACGAGGGCGAGTTGCGCGAGCAGCTTGATCATATCCGCACGCTCTCGCTGTCGCGTGGGGAAAGCACCTGGCTGCGGGGCAACACGTTCTATGGCAAACGCCAGATGTTCCGCCATGATTTCATGGAATGGTTCGAGCAGCTGCGCCTGCCACCCTATTATCTTGAACGGGTCGGCGATCAATACGAGCTGACCTTTGAAGGGGCTTGGCCCGAAGTCATGCTGTGGGAGATCCCGGCGCTCGCTGTTCTGATGGAACTGCGGGGCCGTGCCGTCCTGCATGACATGGCCCGGTTCGAGCTTCAGGTTCTCTATGCCCGCGCCATGACCAAATTGTGGGAAAAGATCCAGCGCCTTAGACCAAACCCCTCCCTGCGCATTGCCGATTTCGGAACGCGGCGGCGGCATTCCTTCCTGTGGCAGGATTGGTGCGTGCAGGCGATGGTCGAAGGGCTTGGCCCGCGCTTTGTCGGCACTTCGAACTGTCTGATCGCCAAGAACCGCGACCTCGAGGCGATTGGCACCAACGCCCACGAATTGCCGATGGTCTATGCCGCCCTGGCCCAAAGCGACACCGAACTCGCCCGCGCGCCCTACGACGTGCTCAGCGATTGGCACGAGGAGCATGAGGGCAATCTGCGCATCATCCTGCCGGACACCTATGGCACTGAAGGGTTTCTGGACCGTGCACCGGACTGGCTCACCCAATGGACCGGTATCCGCATCGACAGCGGTGATCCGGCCGAGGGCGCAGAGACGGCGATCCGCTGGTGGCAGGCCCGCGGCGAGGATCCGCGCGAAAAGCTGGTCATCTTCTCAGACGGCCTGGACGTCGAGAAAATCCTGGAACTCTCGGCTCAATTCGCCGGCCGGGTAAAGGTATCCTTCGGCTGGGGTACGCTGCTGACCAACGACTTTCGTGGCCTCACGCCGGACGACAGGCTGGCGCCCTTCTCACTGGTCTGCAAAGCGGTCAGTGCCAACGGGTTTCCGACGGTGAAGCTCTCGGACAACCCCAACAAAGCCATGGGGCCCACGCCTGAGATAGAGCGCTACAAAAGGGTGTTCGGGGTTGGAGAGCAGGAGCGGATGGAGGTCGTGGTGTAA
- a CDS encoding queuosine precursor transporter: protein MTRAHLPGIIAMAAIVVASNILVQFLFGQWLTWGAFTYPLAFLVTDLMNRIYGAGPARTVVFVGFLVGVFCSLVGTQIMGEFGPLVTFRIAIGSGIAFLTAQLLDVGIFSALRRGVWWKAPLASTLVGSSVDTALFFSIAFSASLAWVDPGTDVAWANEALPLLGVGPVVPLWVSLAVADWGVKLSLALAALIPFRLIVARLDPHGRLA from the coding sequence ATGACACGTGCACATCTTCCCGGCATTATTGCCATGGCGGCTATCGTCGTCGCCTCGAACATCCTCGTTCAGTTCCTCTTTGGCCAATGGCTGACCTGGGGCGCCTTCACCTATCCGCTGGCTTTCCTTGTCACCGATCTGATGAACCGCATCTATGGCGCGGGTCCCGCGCGCACCGTGGTCTTCGTGGGCTTCCTCGTGGGTGTGTTCTGCTCTCTCGTCGGCACGCAGATCATGGGAGAATTCGGGCCTCTGGTCACGTTCCGCATCGCCATCGGCTCCGGCATCGCGTTCCTGACCGCCCAATTGCTGGATGTGGGCATCTTTTCCGCCCTGCGCCGGGGCGTTTGGTGGAAGGCGCCGCTGGCCTCCACCCTCGTCGGCTCTTCGGTCGATACCGCCCTTTTCTTCTCTATCGCGTTTTCGGCCTCGCTGGCTTGGGTCGATCCTGGCACGGATGTGGCATGGGCCAACGAGGCGCTGCCGCTTCTGGGCGTTGGCCCTGTCGTGCCGCTTTGGGTGTCGCTCGCCGTGGCGGATTGGGGCGTAAAGCTGTCGCTGGCGCTGGCCGCTCTGATCCCCTTCCGCCTCATTGTTGCGCGTCTTGATCCTCACGGACGGCTTGCCTGA
- a CDS encoding PAS domain-containing hybrid sensor histidine kinase/response regulator, with translation MHQDEPTDTPDVMADARAQFGERALLVRYARGRVRYLLSRQLVTLLGASILTIVSGPVIGFAAVMLSLVGEIVDCGYLRGVPQKLSGAAPIAPIRRMSVATAAFQALTVSGCVVLGWLAAADQSAPLFAIAFLAGAAINAGLVLPFHKQAAMARLAIFVATPIPLFIWEAVFHTQADMLFLLDAAGAILLAYMVHAFLGFVTYSFERNKTDTLALMDQSVVLEETNQRLLTREREARQLSLVARYANDSVILSRDGGRIFWVNDAFTKITGYSLTEALGSRTGDLLNAPETDPAVIDAIAHAMNRGEPFRGEVLNQTKTGARIWVETNIVPVLDQDGEIEMTVAIERDVTEAKQQASELAEAKRAAEEGARVKAEFLATMSHEIRTPMNGIIGMADLLAETPMTKEQTLYADTIRDSGEALLTIINDVLDLSKLDADKMELSPVDFDLRTCVSGVLTLLKPQAEKKGLALEIQGLESLPDVVHGDDVRLRQVLVNLIGNAIKFTEKGRVWLELECHRDAGGDKLSCAVCDTGIGVTKDKLSHVFERFSQADAATTRRFGGTGLGLTISKLLIEKMGGEILASSTPGLGSRFSFHIPLREVSAPARISDGGAPAMTCLSGMQVLVAEDNKVNRLLIRKYLAAVPITLDFAHDGQEAVTKTAALRPDLVFMDMSMPVMSGLDATRAIRKSGAHQPIIVALTANAFKSDEEACLQAGMDGFLTKPIRRGDLLDCLSSHYSVPRV, from the coding sequence TTGCACCAAGATGAACCGACCGATACCCCGGATGTGATGGCGGATGCCCGCGCCCAGTTTGGCGAGCGGGCACTTTTGGTGCGCTATGCCCGGGGGCGCGTCAGGTATCTGCTCAGCCGGCAACTCGTGACCCTGCTTGGGGCATCAATCCTCACGATCGTAAGTGGTCCTGTTATCGGTTTCGCCGCTGTCATGCTGTCGCTCGTCGGGGAAATCGTGGATTGTGGCTATCTCAGGGGGGTTCCGCAAAAGCTCTCCGGCGCTGCGCCAATCGCACCTATTCGCCGGATGAGTGTTGCGACCGCCGCGTTTCAGGCTCTGACCGTATCGGGATGTGTGGTGCTCGGATGGCTTGCCGCGGCTGATCAATCGGCGCCTCTTTTTGCCATCGCGTTTCTTGCCGGGGCTGCCATCAATGCCGGTTTGGTGCTTCCGTTTCACAAACAGGCTGCGATGGCCCGTCTGGCCATATTCGTCGCGACACCCATCCCTCTTTTTATCTGGGAAGCCGTGTTTCACACCCAGGCAGACATGCTGTTTCTGCTTGATGCCGCGGGTGCGATCCTTTTGGCGTACATGGTTCACGCCTTTCTTGGTTTTGTGACCTACAGCTTTGAGCGCAACAAGACCGACACGCTTGCGCTTATGGATCAAAGCGTCGTGCTTGAGGAAACAAACCAGCGCCTGCTGACCCGTGAGCGGGAGGCGCGGCAGCTTTCGCTCGTCGCGCGATATGCGAACGATTCCGTCATTCTGTCGCGCGATGGAGGGCGGATTTTTTGGGTCAACGACGCCTTTACGAAGATCACAGGCTACAGCTTGACCGAGGCGCTGGGGTCGCGAACAGGCGATTTGCTCAATGCCCCCGAGACGGACCCGGCCGTTATCGACGCGATTGCACATGCGATGAACCGGGGGGAGCCTTTTCGGGGGGAGGTTCTGAACCAGACCAAGACGGGCGCGCGGATCTGGGTTGAAACCAACATTGTCCCGGTCCTTGATCAGGACGGCGAGATCGAGATGACGGTAGCCATTGAGCGTGACGTCACCGAGGCCAAACAGCAAGCCAGTGAACTTGCAGAAGCCAAACGGGCCGCCGAGGAAGGGGCGCGTGTGAAGGCCGAGTTTCTGGCAACGATGAGCCACGAGATCCGCACACCGATGAACGGCATTATTGGGATGGCCGATCTTCTGGCAGAGACACCCATGACCAAGGAGCAGACGCTTTACGCGGACACGATCCGAGATTCGGGCGAGGCGCTGCTGACCATCATCAACGACGTCCTCGATCTTTCTAAGCTCGACGCCGACAAGATGGAGCTCAGCCCGGTCGACTTTGATCTGCGGACATGCGTGTCCGGTGTGCTGACGCTGCTGAAACCTCAGGCCGAAAAGAAAGGTCTCGCGCTCGAGATACAGGGGCTCGAGAGCTTGCCCGATGTGGTCCATGGCGACGACGTGCGGCTGCGACAGGTTCTGGTCAATCTCATCGGCAACGCGATCAAGTTTACCGAGAAAGGGCGTGTCTGGCTTGAGCTTGAATGCCACCGGGACGCCGGCGGCGATAAATTGTCCTGCGCGGTTTGCGATACCGGCATTGGCGTGACCAAAGATAAGCTGTCACATGTCTTCGAGAGATTCTCGCAGGCCGACGCCGCGACCACGCGGCGATTTGGCGGAACGGGGCTTGGCCTCACGATTTCAAAGCTTCTGATCGAGAAGATGGGGGGAGAAATCCTTGCATCTTCGACCCCGGGTCTCGGCTCACGGTTCTCTTTCCACATCCCTCTTCGCGAAGTGTCTGCCCCGGCGCGCATTTCGGATGGCGGCGCCCCTGCGATGACATGTCTTTCGGGGATGCAGGTCCTGGTGGCCGAGGACAACAAGGTCAATCGCTTGCTGATCCGCAAGTATCTTGCCGCTGTTCCCATCACACTCGATTTCGCGCATGACGGTCAGGAGGCAGTGACAAAGACGGCCGCACTGCGTCCGGATCTGGTGTTCATGGACATGTCGATGCCCGTGATGAGCGGTCTGGATGCCACCCGTGCCATCCGCAAGTCGGGCGCTCACCAGCCGATCATCGTTGCGCTCACCGCCAATGCGTTCAAAAGCGATGAGGAGGCATGTCTGCAGGCGGGAATGGACGGTTTTCTGACCAAGCCCATCCGGCGCGGCGATCTGCTCGACTGTCTCTCCAGCCATTACTCCGTGCCCCGGGTTTAG
- a CDS encoding esterase-like activity of phytase family protein, whose amino-acid sequence MRYGPALALSAALLIPACFPASDPPQYAARLAGELVWTHDADWFGGLSALSVRDNGTRVVAITDSARLIEARLTRQGGTLSGVTLDTSRALLNTSGWPIKGDYADAEGLAIAPDGTMFVSFENKHRVLRYANGPIAERLPAHQNFDLFRLNGSLEALAIAEDGTLFTLPERPLSGRSGFPVYAFDGVAWRRAFSLPPRNGFLAVGADFGPDGAFYLLERRITPLGFQSRVRRWHIGADGPTDETVILRSRPGLHGNLEGLSVWRDTAGHLRLTLVADDNFWRMLQTEIVEYVITE is encoded by the coding sequence ATGCGCTACGGTCCTGCGCTCGCGCTGAGCGCGGCGCTTCTCATCCCGGCCTGTTTTCCTGCCAGCGATCCCCCGCAATATGCGGCGCGGCTGGCTGGCGAGCTGGTCTGGACGCATGACGCGGACTGGTTCGGCGGCCTTTCCGCCCTTTCCGTCAGGGACAACGGCACCCGGGTCGTGGCGATCACGGATTCCGCACGCCTGATCGAGGCACGTCTGACCCGTCAGGGTGGAACGCTTTCCGGGGTCACCCTCGACACATCGCGCGCGTTGCTGAACACGTCCGGCTGGCCGATCAAGGGCGACTATGCCGATGCCGAAGGTCTGGCGATTGCGCCAGACGGCACGATGTTCGTTTCGTTCGAGAACAAACATCGGGTGCTGCGCTACGCAAACGGCCCGATTGCTGAACGTCTGCCAGCACATCAGAACTTTGACCTCTTTCGGCTGAACGGTTCGCTGGAGGCCCTCGCCATCGCCGAGGATGGCACGCTTTTCACCTTGCCGGAACGGCCCCTGTCAGGACGCAGCGGTTTTCCCGTCTATGCATTCGACGGGGTCGCGTGGAGGCGAGCCTTCTCGCTCCCACCGCGCAACGGTTTTCTGGCCGTTGGCGCGGATTTCGGGCCCGATGGCGCATTCTATCTGTTGGAACGACGCATCACGCCGCTGGGGTTCCAAAGCCGCGTACGGCGGTGGCACATAGGCGCTGACGGACCAACGGACGAGACAGTGATCTTGCGCAGCCGTCCCGGCTTGCATGGCAATCTTGAGGGCCTGTCAGTCTGGCGGGATACTGCGGGGCATCTGCGCCTGACGCTCGTCGCCGACGACAACTTCTGGCGGATGCTTCAGACGGAAATTGTGGAATATGTGATCACGGAATGA
- a CDS encoding YggT family protein, producing MQSLFQILMLILDVVWFFIIAHVIMSWLINFQVINLHQSLVAQIWHALNRILEPIYGPLRRIIPPVSGIDLAPLVALIAVYALRIILANNIGAFY from the coding sequence ATGCAATCGCTGTTTCAAATCCTGATGCTGATCCTGGACGTCGTCTGGTTCTTTATCATTGCCCATGTGATCATGAGCTGGCTGATCAATTTCCAGGTGATCAACCTGCATCAATCCCTGGTAGCGCAGATCTGGCACGCTCTGAACCGGATCCTTGAGCCCATTTATGGGCCGTTGCGCAGGATCATCCCGCCCGTTTCCGGTATCGACCTAGCGCCTCTTGTGGCCCTGATCGCGGTCTACGCGCTGCGGATCATTCTCGCCAATAACATCGGCGCGTTCTACTGA